One stretch of Filifactor alocis ATCC 35896 DNA includes these proteins:
- a CDS encoding MATE family efflux transporter — translation MDVRDKLLTENPWKLMVSLSLPAILGQLIVGLYAFVDSIYVGQMVGTDAMSAVSAASPFVLINNAIAVLLGIGSGSVLSRAIGKKDKETVDKIMGNLTFLVIILSSAVMIIGVIFAPEFLRLSGADGEVLEMGVSYLRTVYLGSIFVNFMQGANMVIRAEGRMGIAMGIMAAGAILNIILDPIFILLMPSCGPQAVAIATVISQITQASVTLLYFLKKSPTVRFHGIKPEKDLLPEIFSVGMSAMLMQIMMLIQMTVVYNTAVHFGGEKQIALMGAAQRVMQLAFVPIWGMSQGMQPAVGTNFGAKEYIRVKKLTNVFIIGSTCLAGFFFAIIEIFSVQILSAFITDSAIVSLGLSNFRLMYCIFPTYGMLIMTVTYFQAIGKAKHAGILVILRQLALVVPLILILPRLLNGNVLGVWLALPLNDVVMILIAIILLISEYKHLIKLA, via the coding sequence ATGGATGTTCGTGATAAATTACTTACGGAAAATCCTTGGAAATTGATGGTTAGTCTTAGTTTGCCGGCGATTTTGGGTCAACTGATTGTAGGATTATATGCCTTTGTCGATTCAATTTATGTCGGGCAAATGGTGGGAACCGATGCTATGAGTGCAGTTTCGGCGGCATCTCCGTTTGTATTGATCAATAATGCAATTGCAGTTCTTCTTGGAATAGGTTCCGGCTCTGTACTTTCTCGAGCAATCGGAAAAAAAGATAAAGAAACCGTGGATAAGATTATGGGGAATCTGACTTTCTTGGTAATTATTTTATCATCAGCAGTTATGATTATTGGTGTCATATTTGCTCCTGAATTTTTACGCCTATCCGGTGCCGACGGTGAGGTTCTGGAGATGGGTGTTTCTTATTTAAGAACAGTATATCTCGGCTCCATCTTCGTAAATTTTATGCAGGGTGCAAATATGGTAATAAGGGCAGAGGGTCGCATGGGAATTGCAATGGGAATCATGGCGGCCGGTGCTATTCTGAATATTATATTAGATCCTATATTCATTCTGCTCATGCCATCTTGTGGACCGCAAGCTGTTGCAATCGCAACTGTGATTTCTCAGATTACTCAGGCTTCAGTAACTTTATTATACTTTTTGAAAAAAAGTCCGACTGTTCGTTTTCATGGAATAAAACCTGAAAAAGACTTATTACCTGAAATTTTTTCAGTTGGAATGAGTGCTATGCTCATGCAAATTATGATGCTGATTCAAATGACAGTTGTATATAATACAGCGGTGCATTTTGGCGGAGAAAAGCAAATAGCTCTTATGGGAGCCGCTCAAAGAGTTATGCAGCTTGCATTTGTTCCGATATGGGGAATGAGTCAAGGGATGCAGCCTGCTGTCGGAACAAATTTCGGAGCAAAAGAATATATAAGGGTTAAAAAACTTACGAATGTATTTATTATAGGTTCCACCTGTCTTGCCGGATTTTTCTTTGCCATAATCGAAATTTTTTCAGTGCAAATATTATCTGCATTTATTACCGATTCAGCTATTGTGAGTTTAGGACTATCTAATTTTCGGCTCATGTACTGCATATTTCCTACCTATGGCATGCTCATAATGACAGTTACTTATTTTCAGGCCATCGGGAAAGCAAAACATGCAGGAATATTGGTTATATTAAGGCAACTTGCGCTTGTAGTTCCCTTGATACTGATATTACCTCGTTTACTGAACGGAAATGTTCTCGGAGTATGGCTGGCATTACCTTTGAATGATGTCGTTATGATTTTGATTGCAATTATATTGCTAATTAGTGAATACAAGCACCTTATTAAGCTTGCATAG
- a CDS encoding L-2-amino-thiazoline-4-carboxylic acid hydrolase yields MTYKKFYFGKLDAQILKNIDAEHKTKMQQLIKEINQGSWTEKQKKRQKNSIISNIALYRCFIDQGFSKNEAKELVKEYSFYVAEKAHKLLKTFFHIPGVFRLFCLFMRKGMSGDEIWESRILSDDGKYYRVDVFKCLWADTCRFFECPELCEIFCLCDYIVFGNIKGFVFERSQTLGMNGKKCDFCFINKKG; encoded by the coding sequence ATGACATATAAAAAATTTTACTTCGGAAAGTTAGATGCGCAAATATTAAAAAATATAGATGCAGAACATAAAACAAAAATGCAACAGCTCATCAAAGAAATCAACCAAGGGTCATGGACAGAGAAACAGAAAAAAAGGCAAAAAAACAGTATCATTTCAAATATAGCTTTATACCGATGTTTTATAGATCAAGGGTTTTCAAAAAATGAGGCAAAAGAATTGGTAAAGGAGTATTCATTTTATGTTGCTGAAAAGGCACATAAGCTTTTGAAAACATTTTTTCATATACCCGGGGTTTTTAGGCTGTTTTGTTTGTTTATGAGAAAAGGGATGTCAGGCGATGAAATCTGGGAAAGCAGGATTTTATCGGATGATGGAAAATACTACCGAGTTGATGTATTCAAATGTCTTTGGGCGGATACCTGCAGGTTTTTTGAATGTCCGGAGCTTTGTGAAATATTCTGTCTGTGTGATTATATTGTATTCGGAAATATAAAGGGATTTGTATTTGAGCGAAGTCAAACACTGGGAATGAACGGTAAAAAATGTGATTTCTGTTTTATAAACAAAAAAGGATAA